One Panicum virgatum strain AP13 chromosome 3N, P.virgatum_v5, whole genome shotgun sequence DNA segment encodes these proteins:
- the LOC120663815 gene encoding protein ZINC INDUCED FACILITATOR-LIKE 1-like, with protein MGEEAPTAVYVDGCPGCAIERKKEANKGIPYKELFFVAVTTVASALPISSLFPFLYYMIEDLHVAKKEQDIGLYAGFLGASYFVGRFLASLFWGVVADRIGRKPIIIFSVLSVVIVNTLFGLSTKYWMAITTRLILGALNGMLAPIKAYSIEICRPEHHALGLSIVSTAWGLGLVVGPSIGGYLARPAQQYPNMISDKSIFGRFPYLLPCLCISVFAAVVLVSCIWLPETLHKHKNIDNEIEMSSDSRAPQTEEIHGDKSLCKNWPLMSSIIAYCVFTLHDTAYSEILSLWTISDRKYGGLSFSSKEVGQLLAVAGAGLIVYQLFIYRPVHKFLGCVNSCRASSALTIPILAAYPFMTHLYGYRLGLALYSAAIVKGALGITALTGTSLLQNYAVPQSQRGAANGIAATAMSFFKAIGPAGAGALFSWAQKRQHAAFFPGDQMVFFILNIVQCIGLVLTFKPFLAVPDHYDLK; from the exons ATGGGTGAGGAGGCGCCGACGGCGGTGTACGTCGATGGCTGCCCCGGATGCGCCATAGAGCGGAAGAAGGAGGCCAACAAGGGCATCCCCTACAAAGAGCTCTTCTTTGTCGCCGTCACCACCGTTGCCTCCG CTTTACCAATATCATCCTTGTTTCCCTTCTTATACTACATG ATCGAAGATCTGCATGTTGCAAAAAAGGAACAAGATATTGGATTATACGCTGGTTTTCTTG gtgCATCTTACTTTGTTGGTCGATTTTTGGCCTCACTCTTCTGGGGTGTAGTGGCTGATCGTATTGGGCGAAAACcgatcatcatattttctgTCCTCTCAGT GGTTATAGTTAACACTTTATTTGGACTAAGTACGAAGTATTGGATGGCAATTACTACAAGATTGATTCTAGGTGCTCTCAATGGCATGCTTGCGCCAATAAAG GCTTACTCAATCGAGATTTGTCGTCCTGAACACCACGCTCTAGGGCTATCAATT GTAAGCACTGCTTGGGGCTTAGGTCTTGTTGTGGGCCCATCCATTGGAGGCTACTTGGCACGG CCTGCACAGCAGTATCCAAACATGATCTCTGACAAATCAATTTTTGGGAG GTTCCCATATCTCTTGCCATGCCTTTGTATTTCAGTTTTTGCTGCTGTGGTTCTAGTAAGCTGCATATGGTTACCG GAGACACTTCATAAGCACAAAAACATAGACAATGAGATAGAAATGTCTAGTGATTCAAGAGCTCCACAGACAGAAGAGATACATGGGGACAAAAGTCTATGTAAGAATTGGCCATTGATGTCTTCTATCATTGCATATTGTGTTTTCACGCTTCATGACACAGCATACAGTGAG ATACTTTCATTGTGGACCATAAGTGACAGAAAGTATGGTGGACTAAGCTTTTCATCTAAAGAAGTTGGCCAACTTCTTGCAGTTGCTG GTGCTGGACTTATTGTGTATCAACTATTCATCTATAGACCAGTCCACAAATTTCTGGGATGTGTCAATTCATGCCGTGCTTCATCT GCCCTAACAATACCAATTCTTGCTGCTTATCCCTTCATGACGCACCTGTATGGGTATAGACTTGGACTAGCTCTTTATTCTGCTGCCATTGTGAAAGGTGCTCTTGGT ATTACTGCCCTGACGGGCACTTCGCTTCTCCAGAACTATGCCGTG CCACAGAGCCAAAGAGGCGCTGCTAATGGCATAGCTGCAACTGCAATGTCCTTCTTCAAGGCTATTGGTCCTGCAGGAGCAGGCGCTTT ATTCTCGTGGGCCCAAAAGCGCCAACATGCTGCCTTCTTTCCAG GGGATCAAATGGTGTTTTTTATTCTGAACATTGTCCAATGTATTGGGCTTGTGCTGACCTTTAAGCCATTCTTAGCAGTACCAGACCACTATGATCTGAAGTAG
- the LOC120663816 gene encoding mugineic-acid 3-dioxygenase-like isoform X1, protein MEKMLHLTPARASSIPDGFLLPADHLRPATAAAADSLPVIDMSRGRDEVRRAILDAGKEHGFFQVVNHGVPEQVLRDMEAVCHEFFQLPAADKAEFYSEDKSKPNRLFSGTNYETLGERYWRDCLRLVYPLPSGDTKDWPHKPQRLREVVGNYTALARGLAMEILRLLCEGMGLRPDYLEGDISGGRVALDINSYPPCPDPSRTLGLPPHCDRDLITILLPGAVPGLEVAYRGDWIRVQPVPNSFVVNFGLQLEVVTNGMLKSVEHRAATNSAAARLSVATFIVPADDCVVGPAEEFIGEGNPPRYRTLRVGDFKRMHNVVNLGSSLNQIANLMDNQD, encoded by the exons ATGGAGAAGATGCTCCACCTGACCCCGGCGCGCGCGTCGTCGATCCCGGACGGCTTCCTCCTACCGGCCGACCACCTCCGGccggcgaccgccgccgccgctgactcTCTTCCCGTCATCGACATGTCCCGCGGCCGCGACGAGGTCCGCCGCGCCATCCTCGACGCCGGCAAGGAGCACGGCTTCTTCCAGGTGGTGAACCATGGCGTCCCCGAGCAGGTGCTGCGG GACATGGAGGCGGTGTGCCACGAGTTCTTCCAGCTGCCCGCGGCGGACAAGGCGGAGTTCTACTCGGAGGACAAGAGCAAGCCCAACAGGCTCTTCTCCGGCACCAACTACGAGACCCTCGGCGAGAGGTACTGGCGCGACTGCCTCCGCCTCGTCTACCCCTTGCCCTCCGGCGACACCAAGGACTGGCCACACAAGCCGCAGAGGCTCCG GGAGGTTGTCGGGAATTACACCGCGCTGGCAAGAGGCCTGGCCATGGAGATACTGCGCCTGCTCTGCGAGGGCATGGGGCTCCGGCCGGACTACCTCGAGGGGGACATCAGCGGCGGCCGCGTGGCCCTCGACATCAACAGCTATCCGCCGTGCCCGGACCCGAGCAGGACGCTGGGCCTGCCGCCGCACTGCGACCGGGACCTCATCACcatcctcctccccggcgcggTCCCCGGCCTCGAGGTCGCCTACAGGGGCGACTGGATCAGGGTGCAGCCCGTGCCCAACTCCTTCGTCGTCAACTTCGGCCTGCAGCTCGAGGTCGTCACCAACGGGATGCTCAAGAGCGTGGagcaccgcgccgccaccaactcggcggcggcgaggttgtcCGTCGCGACGTTCATCGTGCCGGCGGACGACTGCGTCGTCGGCCCCGCGGAGGAGTTCATCGGCGAGGGCAACCCGCCGCGCTACCGCACGCTCAGGGTCGGCGACTTCAAGCGGATGCACAACGTTGTCAACCTGGGCTCGTCGCTCAACCAAATTGCCAACCTCATGGACAACCAGGACTGA
- the LOC120663816 gene encoding mugineic-acid 3-dioxygenase-like isoform X3: MEAVCHEFFQLPAADKAEFYSEDKSKPNRLFSGTNYETLGERYWRDCLRLVYPLPSGDTKDWPHKPQRLREVVGNYTALARGLAMEILRLLCEGMGLRPDYLEGDISGGRVALDINSYPPCPDPSRTLGLPPHCDRDLITILLPGAVPGLEVAYRGDWIRVQPVPNSFVVNFGLQLEVVTNGMLKSVEHRAATNSAAARLSVATFIVPADDCVVGPAEEFIGEGNPPRYRTLRVGDFKRMHNVVNLGSSLNQIANLMDNQD, from the exons ATGGAGGCGGTGTGCCACGAGTTCTTCCAGCTGCCCGCGGCGGACAAGGCGGAGTTCTACTCGGAGGACAAGAGCAAGCCCAACAGGCTCTTCTCCGGCACCAACTACGAGACCCTCGGCGAGAGGTACTGGCGCGACTGCCTCCGCCTCGTCTACCCCTTGCCCTCCGGCGACACCAAGGACTGGCCACACAAGCCGCAGAGGCTCCG GGAGGTTGTCGGGAATTACACCGCGCTGGCAAGAGGCCTGGCCATGGAGATACTGCGCCTGCTCTGCGAGGGCATGGGGCTCCGGCCGGACTACCTCGAGGGGGACATCAGCGGCGGCCGCGTGGCCCTCGACATCAACAGCTATCCGCCGTGCCCGGACCCGAGCAGGACGCTGGGCCTGCCGCCGCACTGCGACCGGGACCTCATCACcatcctcctccccggcgcggTCCCCGGCCTCGAGGTCGCCTACAGGGGCGACTGGATCAGGGTGCAGCCCGTGCCCAACTCCTTCGTCGTCAACTTCGGCCTGCAGCTCGAGGTCGTCACCAACGGGATGCTCAAGAGCGTGGagcaccgcgccgccaccaactcggcggcggcgaggttgtcCGTCGCGACGTTCATCGTGCCGGCGGACGACTGCGTCGTCGGCCCCGCGGAGGAGTTCATCGGCGAGGGCAACCCGCCGCGCTACCGCACGCTCAGGGTCGGCGACTTCAAGCGGATGCACAACGTTGTCAACCTGGGCTCGTCGCTCAACCAAATTGCCAACCTCATGGACAACCAGGACTGA
- the LOC120663813 gene encoding adenylate kinase 4: protein MAANLEDVPSLDLMHELLRRMKCSSKPDKRLILIGPPGSGKGTQSPLIKDEYCLCHLATGDMLRAAVAAKTPLGIKAKEAMDKGELVSDDLVVGIIDEAMKKPSCQKGFILDGFPRTVTQAQKLDEMLAKQGANVDKVLNFAIDDAILEERITGRWIHPASGRTYHTKFAPPKAPGVDDVTGEPLIQRRDDTAEVLKSRLEAFHRQTEPVIDYYSKKGLVANLPAEKPPKEVTVEVQKALS from the exons atggcgGCGAACCTGGAGGACGTGCCGTCGCTGGATCTGATGCACGAGCTGCTCCGCCGCATGAAGTGCAGCTCCAAGCCCGACAAGCGCCTCATCCTCATCG GACCACCCGGCTCTGGAAAGGGAACTCAGTCTCCCCTTATTAAGGATGAATATTGCCTGTGCCATTTAGCCACTGGTGATATGCTGAGGGCTGCGGTGGCTGCAAAGACTCCTCTAGGAATCAAAGCTAAAGAAGCTATGGACAAG GGAGAGCTTGTTTCCGATGACTTGGTTGTGGGGATCATtgatgaagccatgaagaaaccCTCATGCCAGAAAGGTTTCATCCTTGATGGCTTCCCTAGAACTGTCACTCAAGCACAGAAG CTTGATGAGATGTTGGCAAAGCAAGGTGCTAATGTTGACAAGGTCCTGAACTTCGCAATTGATGATGCTATATTGGAAGAACGGATTACTGGTCGCTGGATCCACCCAGCGAGTGGTAGGACTTACCATACAAAATTTGCACCTCCAAAGGCTCCGGGAGTTGATGAT GTCACTGGAGAGCCATTGATTCAGAGGAGAGATGATACAGCTGAGGTCTTGAAGTCAAGGCTTGAAGCCTTCCACAGACAAACTGAGCCT GTGATTGATTACTACTCCAAGAAGGGCTTAGTGGCGAACTTGCCTGCGGAGAAACCACCAAAGGAAGTGACTGTTGAGGTGCAGAAAGCTCTCTCATGA
- the LOC120663814 gene encoding ribulose-1,5 bisphosphate carboxylase/oxygenase large subunit N-methyltransferase, chloroplastic-like: MASVSPAAAAAAVSGPHHARLLLPSSLRRLAWPRPRLRLAACHADTLLPSSSSSSSEVRAPPAPAVGPSAESATDCFVDWLRARGLTPGKVDIRERPVPCLREGKDPPLRYVAAGDALQAGDVAFEVPMSLVVTLERVLGDESVAELLTNNKLSELACLALYLMYEKKQGKDSYWYPYIKELDRHRGRGQLAVESPLLWTESELDYLTGSPLKDEVVARDEAVRREYNELDTVWFMAGSLFQQYPFDIPTEAFPFEIFKQAFVAVQSCVVHLQKVSLARRFALVPLGPPLLTYKSNCKAMLTADGDSVRLVVDRPYKAGEPIIVWCGPQTNSRLVLNYGFVDEDNPFDRIAIEASLNTEDPQYQEKRMVAQRNGKLAIQNFNVYVGKEKETVAEILPYLRLGYISDPDEMQSILSSGDTCPVSPCTERAVLDQLFGYLESRLAGYPTTLDEDEVMLADGNLEPKKEVATRLVRLEKKMLHACLQAANEFINDLPDHTVSPCPAPYAPELK; encoded by the exons ATGGCCTCcgtctcccccgccgccgccgcagccgccgtctCCGGCCCCCAccacgcccgcctcctcctcccctcctcatTGCGCCGCCTCGCGTGGCCCCGCCCGcgactccgcctcgccgcctgccACGCGGACACGctgctcccctcctcctcctcctcctcatcggaggtccgcgcgccgccggcccccgcaGTGGGGCCCTCCGCCGAATCTGCCACGGACTGTTTCGTCGACTGGCTGCGCGCGCGCGGGTTGACCCCGGGCAAAGTGGATATCCGGGAGCGGCCGGTGCCCTGCCTGCGCGAGGGCAAGGACCCCCCGCTGCGCTACGTCGCTGCCGGCGACGCCCTCCAG GCGGGGGATGTGGCGTTCGAAGTGCCCATGTCGCTCGTCGTCACGCTGGAGCGGGTGCTCGGGGACGAATCAGTAG CTGAGTTGTTGACGAACAACAAGTTGTCTGAGTTGGCATGCTTGGCTTTGTATCTCATGTATGAGAAAAAGCAAGGAAAGGATTCATATTGGTACCCCTACATTAAGGAGCTTGACCGACACCGAGGAAGGGGACAACTAGCTGTTGAATCACCACTTTTATGGACTGAAAGTGAACTTGATTACCTGACTGGAAGCCCATTAAAG GATGAAGTTGTTGCTAGAGATGAGGCAGTAAGGAGAGAGTATAATGAGCTTGACACAGTGTGGTTCATGGCAGGTTCACTGTTTCAG CAATACCCTTTTGATATACCTACTGAGGCTTTTCCGTTTGAGATATTCAAGCAAGCTTTTGTTGCCGTACAGTCTTGTGTGGTTCATCTGCAG AAAGTTAGTTTAGCTCGAAGATTCGCGCTAGTTCCTTTGGGGCCACCACTATTGACCTACAAGAGCAACTGCAAAGCTATGTTGACAGCTGATGGTGATTCTGTTCGGTTGGTGGTGGATCGCCCATATAAAGCCGGAGAACCAATAATCGTCTG GTGTGGACCACAAACAAACTCCAGGCTGGTTCTGAACTATGGTTTTGTTGATGAGGACAATCCCTTTGATCGGATAGCAATTGAG GCATCCTTAAATACAGAAGATCCTCAATACCAAGAAAAGAGAATGGTTGCTCAGAGGAATGGAAAGCTTGCTATCCAAAATTTTAAT GTCTATGTAGGTAAAGAGAAAGAAACTGTTGCAGAAATACTGCCTTACCTGAGATTAGGATACATTTCAGATCCGGATGAAATGCAGTCCATACTCTCTTCTGGAGATACTTGTCCA GTTAGTCCATGTACTGAGCGAGCTGTTCTTGATCAACTTTTTGGTTACCTGGAATCTCGATTGGCTGGTTATCCAACAACTTTGGATGAGGATGAAGTTATG TTGGCAGATGGCAATTTGGAACCAAAGAAGGAAGTTGCTACAAGGCTTGTAAGGTTGGAGAAGAAGATGCTCCATGCCTGTCTCCAGGCTGCTAATGAGTTTATAAATGACTTGCCGGATCACACAGTATCACCTTGCCCTGCTCCATATGCCCCTGAACTGAAATGA
- the LOC120663812 gene encoding probable aspartyl aminopeptidase translates to MAAVAPVVSDLVDFLNASPTAFHAVDEAKRRLKAAGFAQLSEREEWSGLEPGRKYFFTRNHSTIVAFAIGGKYVAGNGFHVIGAHTDSPCLKLKPVSKVTKGGYLEVGVQTYGGGLWYTWFDRDLTIAGRVITREKRDGGVSYAHKLVRVQEPILRIPTLAIHLDRTISSEGLKINNQSHLVPVLATSIKNEMQKIVGENGPKESSENKNTKHHPLLLQLIAKEANCEPDEICDFELQLCDTQPSAVAGAMKEFIFSGRLDNLCMSFCSLKALIDSTSAEQSLDHESGVRMVALFDHEEVGSDSAQGAGSPAMLDALSRITGSFNSSNSKLLEKAIQRSFLVSADMAHALHPNYMDKHEENHQPKLHGGLVIKHNANQRYATNAVTAFIFREIAERHQLPVQDFVVRNDMGCGSTIGPILASGVGIRTVDIGAPQLSMHSIREMCATDDISHAYEHFKAYFEEFTELDSKVKVDY, encoded by the exons atggccgccgtcgcTCCCGTCGTCTCCGACCTTGTCGACTTCCTCAACGCGTCGCCCACTGCCTTCCACGCCGTCG ACGAGGCGAAGCGGCGGCTGAAGGCGGCGGGGTTCGCGCAGCTCTCGGAGCGGGAGGAGTGGTCGGGGCTCGAGCCCGGCCGCAAGTATTTCTTCACACGCAACCACTCCACCATCGTTGCCTTCGCCATCGGCGGCAA ATACGTTGCTGGCAATGGGTTCCACGTCATCGGTGCGCACACTGACAGCCCTTGCCTCAAGCTCAAGCCCGTCTCCAAG GTAACCAAAGGAGGTTATCTTGAGGTTGGGGTACAAACATATGGTGGTGGATTGTGGTACACATGGTTCGACCGTGATCTTACTATAGCTGGTAGGGTGATCACACGAGAGAAGAGGGATGGCGGGGTCTCATATGCACATAAGCTTGTACGGGTGCAAGAGCCAATCCTAAGGATTCCTACTTTGGCTATTCACCTTGACAG GACTATCTCCTCAGAAGGCCTCAAAATTAACAATCAGAGTCATCTTGTTCCAGTGCTGGCTACATCTATCAAG aaTGAAATGCAGAAAATAGTGGGAGAAAATGGCCCAAAGGAGTCATCGGAGAATAAGAACACGAAGCACCATCCATTACTGTTGCAG ttgaTTGCTAAAGAGGCTAACTGTGAGCCTGATGAAATATGCGACTTCGAACTGCAACTTTGTGATACTCAACCAAGTGCTGTAGCAGGTGCCATGAAAGAGTTCATCTTTTCAGGACGGCTTGACAACCTTTGCATGTCATTTTGTTCATTGAAG GCCCTAATCGACTCAACTTCTGCTGAACAATCACTTGATCATGAATCTGGTGTGCGAATGGTAGCTCTCTTTGACCATGAGGAAGTTGGGTCTGATTCTGCTCAGGGAGCTGGTTCCCCTGCCATGTTAGACGCTTTATCAAGAATCACGGGGTCTTTTAACTCTTCAAATTCCAAG TTGCTAGAAAAAGCTATTCAGAGGAGCTTTCTGGTGTCTGCTGACATGGCACATGCTTTACACCCCAATTATATG GACAAGCATGAGGAGAACCACCAACCAAAATTGCACGGAGGACTTGTGATCAAGCATAACGCCAATCAACGTTATGCTACAAATGCTGTGACAGCATTTATTTTCCGAGAAATTGCTGAGAGGCACCAACTACCCGTCCAG GATTTCGTTGTTCGAAATGACATGGGTTGTGGTTCAACAATTGGCCCAATACTTGCCAGTGGTGTGGGTATCCGTACTGTTGATATTGGTGCACCACAACTATCAATGCACAGCATCAGAGAAATGTGTGCCACTGACGATATTAGCCACGCGTATGAGCATTTCAAGGCATATTTTGAAGAATTCACTGAGTTAGATAGCAAGGTCAAGGTGGATTATTAA
- the LOC120663816 gene encoding mugineic-acid 3-dioxygenase-like isoform X2, protein MASPSRCCGTVVGNEQSESQRRLAGASIRRSLHLFFRCRVVVSVSAYPYPVSVQHLRDMEAVCHEFFQLPAADKAEFYSEDKSKPNRLFSGTNYETLGERYWRDCLRLVYPLPSGDTKDWPHKPQRLREVVGNYTALARGLAMEILRLLCEGMGLRPDYLEGDISGGRVALDINSYPPCPDPSRTLGLPPHCDRDLITILLPGAVPGLEVAYRGDWIRVQPVPNSFVVNFGLQLEVVTNGMLKSVEHRAATNSAAARLSVATFIVPADDCVVGPAEEFIGEGNPPRYRTLRVGDFKRMHNVVNLGSSLNQIANLMDNQD, encoded by the exons ATGGCGTCCCCGAGCAGGTGCTGCGG CACTGTAGTAGGAAACGAACAGTCGGAGTCTCAAAGACGCCTGGCCGGCGCTTCCATCCGACGATCACTGCATCTGTTCTTCAG ATGCCGTGTCGTCGTATCCGTATCGGCGTATCCGTATCCCGTATCGGTGCAACACCTGCGGGACATGGAGGCGGTGTGCCACGAGTTCTTCCAGCTGCCCGCGGCGGACAAGGCGGAGTTCTACTCGGAGGACAAGAGCAAGCCCAACAGGCTCTTCTCCGGCACCAACTACGAGACCCTCGGCGAGAGGTACTGGCGCGACTGCCTCCGCCTCGTCTACCCCTTGCCCTCCGGCGACACCAAGGACTGGCCACACAAGCCGCAGAGGCTCCG GGAGGTTGTCGGGAATTACACCGCGCTGGCAAGAGGCCTGGCCATGGAGATACTGCGCCTGCTCTGCGAGGGCATGGGGCTCCGGCCGGACTACCTCGAGGGGGACATCAGCGGCGGCCGCGTGGCCCTCGACATCAACAGCTATCCGCCGTGCCCGGACCCGAGCAGGACGCTGGGCCTGCCGCCGCACTGCGACCGGGACCTCATCACcatcctcctccccggcgcggTCCCCGGCCTCGAGGTCGCCTACAGGGGCGACTGGATCAGGGTGCAGCCCGTGCCCAACTCCTTCGTCGTCAACTTCGGCCTGCAGCTCGAGGTCGTCACCAACGGGATGCTCAAGAGCGTGGagcaccgcgccgccaccaactcggcggcggcgaggttgtcCGTCGCGACGTTCATCGTGCCGGCGGACGACTGCGTCGTCGGCCCCGCGGAGGAGTTCATCGGCGAGGGCAACCCGCCGCGCTACCGCACGCTCAGGGTCGGCGACTTCAAGCGGATGCACAACGTTGTCAACCTGGGCTCGTCGCTCAACCAAATTGCCAACCTCATGGACAACCAGGACTGA